From a single Adhaeribacter swui genomic region:
- a CDS encoding ABC transporter ATP-binding protein: MPALPLLQINNLQTEFSSHLGVVKAVDQVSFHLYPGETVAIVGESGSGKSVTSLSVLRLINSPPGNISGGEIMYQSRQYGMVDLLQLPEKQMQHIRGNEISMIFQEPMTSLNPVYTCGFQVREVLQWHKGLTKKEANEKTLALFEQVKLPRPDKILKSYPHEISGGQKQRVMIAMAMACNPAVLIADEPTTALDVTVQARILQLLDDLQQTHQTAILFITHDLGVVAEIADRVLVMYKGKIVEQGTVRQLFENPQHPYTKGLLACRPALSFGKKVLPTVSDFLQIAPDGTISERLNLVVPEAVEINNFKNLPDNSTTQQVNNSPLLSVENLQVYFPVRKSLFSRSQEVIKAVDGVSFEIFPGETVALVGESGCGKTTLGRAILKMVEPTGGTIHFNNVNISSLSGSELRRERRNLQMIFQDPYASLNPMQTIGEAIMEPMRVHNVYNTEAERKERVLELLHTVNLSREHYSRYPHEFSGGQRQRISIARALALQPQCIICDESVSALDVSVQAQVLNLLNKLKAEFGITYLFITHDLAVARFMADRIFVMSQGKMVESGTATQIYEHPQHAYTRTLIQAIPAGELKDIVAVQEKRALRKVHRV, translated from the coding sequence ATGCCAGCATTACCCTTGTTACAAATCAATAACCTGCAAACCGAATTTAGTTCGCATTTAGGTGTAGTAAAGGCTGTAGATCAGGTTTCCTTTCATTTGTATCCCGGCGAAACAGTAGCTATTGTGGGCGAATCAGGTTCGGGCAAATCAGTTACTTCTTTGTCTGTGCTACGACTTATCAACAGCCCACCGGGTAATATTAGCGGCGGCGAAATCATGTACCAGTCCCGACAATACGGAATGGTAGATTTGTTGCAATTGCCCGAAAAACAAATGCAGCACATCCGGGGAAACGAAATATCCATGATTTTTCAAGAACCAATGACCTCGCTTAACCCGGTTTATACCTGCGGTTTCCAGGTGCGGGAAGTGTTGCAATGGCATAAAGGTTTAACTAAGAAAGAAGCCAACGAAAAAACATTAGCCCTTTTTGAACAAGTTAAGCTGCCGCGGCCCGATAAAATTTTAAAAAGTTATCCCCACGAAATATCCGGTGGCCAAAAACAACGCGTAATGATTGCCATGGCCATGGCTTGCAACCCGGCTGTCCTGATTGCCGACGAACCAACCACCGCTTTAGACGTAACCGTGCAGGCGCGTATATTACAACTGCTGGATGATTTGCAGCAAACCCACCAAACTGCTATTTTATTTATCACCCACGATTTAGGAGTTGTAGCCGAAATTGCCGACCGCGTGTTGGTAATGTATAAAGGTAAAATTGTAGAACAGGGTACGGTAAGGCAGTTGTTCGAAAATCCCCAGCATCCGTATACTAAAGGACTGTTAGCTTGCCGGCCAGCTTTATCGTTTGGGAAAAAAGTTTTACCTACCGTTTCTGATTTCCTGCAGATTGCTCCGGATGGTACCATTTCCGAAAGGCTTAATTTAGTAGTACCCGAGGCTGTAGAAATAAATAATTTTAAAAATTTACCCGATAATAGCACAACCCAGCAGGTAAATAATTCACCATTACTATCGGTGGAAAACCTGCAGGTATACTTTCCGGTTCGTAAATCTTTATTCTCCCGTTCTCAGGAAGTTATAAAAGCCGTAGATGGGGTTAGTTTTGAAATTTTCCCCGGCGAAACGGTAGCTTTAGTGGGCGAATCGGGTTGTGGAAAAACTACCTTAGGCCGGGCTATTTTAAAAATGGTAGAACCTACCGGCGGAACCATACACTTTAACAACGTAAATATTTCCAGCTTGTCCGGGAGTGAGCTGCGGCGGGAGCGCCGGAACCTACAAATGATCTTTCAGGACCCGTATGCCTCGCTTAATCCCATGCAAACAATTGGTGAGGCCATAATGGAACCTATGCGCGTACATAATGTTTATAATACTGAGGCAGAAAGAAAAGAACGCGTATTAGAACTGCTTCATACTGTGAACTTAAGCCGGGAGCATTACTCCCGCTATCCACACGAATTTTCTGGTGGGCAGCGCCAACGCATCTCCATTGCCCGGGCCTTAGCCTTACAACCCCAATGCATTATTTGCGACGAATCAGTTTCTGCCCTGGATGTGTCGGTGCAGGCCCAGGTACTTAACTTATTAAACAAGTTAAAAGCAGAATTCGGCATTACTTACCTGTTTATTACGCACGATTTGGCCGTAGCCCGGTTTATGGCCGACCGGATTTTTGTAATGAGCCAGGGAAAAATGGTGGAAAGCGGAACAGCTACTCAGATTTACGAGCACCCGCAACACGCGTATACCCGTACCTTAATTCAGGCAATTCCGGCCGGCGAATTAAAAGATATAGTGGCCGTCCAAGAAAAACGAGCGCTCCGGAAAGTACATCGTGTTTAA
- a CDS encoding RlpA-like double-psi beta-barrel domain-containing protein: protein MLRYKIDGIFFLFISLVTFPHLVSYSKEEKPTYSTSYHFESLLNRANSFKSTRVSTVKKSLEKKKTAPVKESFITHVSASVYFPEEAQTDSTPFITADGSRINETHPKKHKWIAVSRNLLTRWGGHIDYGDKVHVSGISERLDGVYIVRDTMKKRLRNRIDILVGPNDNIMGRWNGVKLTKL, encoded by the coding sequence ATGTTACGATACAAAATCGATGGTATTTTCTTCTTATTTATTTCTTTAGTTACGTTCCCGCACCTCGTGTCCTACTCAAAGGAAGAAAAGCCAACTTATTCTACCTCTTACCATTTTGAGAGCCTTCTTAATAGAGCTAACTCATTTAAATCAACCCGTGTTAGTACCGTTAAAAAATCATTAGAAAAAAAGAAAACAGCCCCGGTTAAAGAGTCATTTATTACACACGTGAGCGCTTCGGTTTATTTCCCCGAAGAAGCGCAAACCGATTCTACTCCTTTTATAACCGCCGATGGCTCCCGGATAAATGAAACGCATCCTAAAAAGCATAAATGGATTGCCGTATCGCGTAATTTGCTTACTCGCTGGGGTGGTCATATTGATTACGGCGATAAAGTGCATGTGAGCGGCATTTCAGAGCGGCTGGATGGCGTGTACATTGTCCGCGATACCATGAAAAAACGCCTGCGTAACCGCATTGATATATTGGTTGGCCCCAACGATAACATTATGGGCCGCTGGAATGGCGTAAAGCTTACTAAATTGTAA
- a CDS encoding lipoprotein signal peptidase yields MKYLKYYLLSLLVILIDQVVKFVVHFNMEMGLPGEIHLIGDWAKLHYTLNPGMAFGVELGSSYGKLILSLFRMVAMVFIGYGLYYLWKNRAHPGFIWCVALILGGAIGNLIDSVFYGIWFDNAPYGSPTPWFHGQVVDMFYLDIWEGIIPHWVPIIGGTAMSLWPIFNVADSAIFIGVLIILFNQKRFFSSLPEKNNAPVTENPEKNQPETTNAKIEA; encoded by the coding sequence ATGAAATATTTAAAATATTACCTGCTCAGTCTGCTGGTTATTCTTATCGACCAAGTGGTAAAATTCGTGGTCCATTTTAATATGGAAATGGGTTTACCTGGCGAAATTCACTTAATTGGCGATTGGGCTAAATTACACTATACCCTTAATCCCGGCATGGCTTTCGGGGTGGAGTTAGGATCGAGCTACGGTAAATTAATTTTAAGTTTATTCCGGATGGTAGCCATGGTATTTATTGGCTACGGTCTGTATTACCTCTGGAAAAACCGGGCGCATCCGGGCTTTATCTGGTGCGTAGCTTTAATTTTAGGGGGCGCTATTGGTAATTTAATTGATAGTGTTTTTTATGGTATTTGGTTCGACAATGCGCCTTATGGTTCGCCTACGCCTTGGTTTCATGGGCAGGTAGTAGATATGTTTTACCTGGATATCTGGGAAGGCATTATACCACATTGGGTACCTATTATCGGCGGAACGGCTATGTCGTTGTGGCCTATTTTTAACGTAGCTGACTCGGCCATTTTTATTGGGGTGTTAATTATTTTATTTAATCAGAAACGTTTCTTTTCTAGTTTACCCGAAAAAAACAATGCACCGGTTACAGAAAACCCCGAAAAGAATCAGCCGGAAACTACTAATGCCAAAATAGAAGCTTAA
- a CDS encoding polyprenyl synthetase family protein, with amino-acid sequence MNQPLQHPLPVNIADFAHRINAKISTLSFGDNPSELYEPIRYIMRLGGKRIRPTLTLIAAHLFGNELEHVLMPAIGTEVFHNFSLLHDDIMDKAPLRRGQPTVHEKWNPNIAILSGDVMLVRAYEFFLNVETSKLRKVLTLFSHTAAQVCEGQQLDMNYENSQQVSIPDYLHMITLKTAVLLGFSLELGAILNNASDNNALQLKNFGINIGIAFQLRDDLLDVYGDREKFGKQVGGDILADKKTFLLLTALEQANPAQKEVFAKYRNQAVYSPEQKVQEVTAIYDQLQIKAQTQDKINYYFEEAMQCLHAVDAPADRKEVLQGLAFELMARES; translated from the coding sequence TTGAACCAGCCCTTACAGCACCCTCTACCGGTTAATATTGCCGATTTTGCGCATAGAATAAACGCGAAGATTTCCACACTTTCTTTTGGGGATAACCCTTCTGAATTGTACGAGCCTATCCGGTATATCATGCGCCTGGGCGGTAAACGCATTCGGCCAACGCTTACTTTAATTGCGGCGCATCTGTTTGGTAATGAGTTGGAGCACGTGTTAATGCCGGCAATTGGTACTGAAGTTTTCCACAACTTTTCGTTGTTGCACGACGACATTATGGATAAAGCCCCGCTTCGGCGGGGCCAACCTACCGTGCACGAAAAATGGAACCCCAATATTGCCATTTTAAGTGGTGATGTAATGCTGGTGCGGGCTTACGAGTTTTTTTTAAACGTAGAAACCAGTAAGCTGCGCAAAGTGCTTACCTTGTTCAGTCATACGGCTGCCCAGGTTTGCGAAGGGCAGCAACTAGATATGAACTACGAAAACAGCCAGCAAGTAAGCATTCCGGATTACCTGCACATGATTACCTTAAAAACGGCCGTTTTACTGGGTTTTAGTTTGGAGTTAGGCGCTATTTTAAATAATGCTTCTGATAATAACGCTTTGCAACTAAAAAATTTTGGAATTAACATTGGCATTGCTTTTCAGTTGCGCGACGATTTACTGGATGTTTACGGCGACCGCGAAAAATTTGGGAAACAGGTAGGCGGCGATATTTTGGCGGATAAAAAAACCTTTTTGTTATTAACCGCTTTAGAGCAAGCTAACCCGGCCCAGAAAGAAGTTTTCGCAAAATACCGGAACCAGGCGGTGTACTCGCCGGAACAAAAAGTGCAGGAAGTAACCGCCATTTACGACCAATTACAGATAAAAGCCCAAACTCAGGATAAAATAAATTATTACTTCGAAGAGGCCATGCAGTGTTTACACGCCGTAGATGCTCCCGCCGACCGCAAAGAAGTATTACAAGGCCTGGCTTTTGAGTTAATGGCCCGCGAAAGCTAA
- the rnr gene encoding ribonuclease R — protein sequence MRNKERTSSRGNSNRAANAGTPAKSRGKELAVTKSRLYKIFLNNPEQAFGYKQLSRRLGVNDKAGRDLINEYLKQLRKEGKLKILEGSNYVLNTTASYITGIVDLANPKYAYIVSDETEEDVRVFSEKLMFAMGGDRVKVRVYSSGSGDRQEGEVVEILERAKDEIVGKVELSKNFAFIVPDFRKLYFDVFVGEDDLLDAKNGDKVLVKITEWPTSSNKSPIGKIIRTFGPAGENEAEINSIMAEFGLPFEFPENVEKEAEVIPVAIPEEEIAKRRDFRQVTTFTIDPLDAKDFDDALSIQQLENGHWEIGVHIADVTHYIQEKTQLEREAYHRATSVYLVDRTIPMLPEKLSNGLCSLRPHEEKLTFSAVFELDESGKLYDQWIGKTIIYSDRRFTYEEAQERIETGEGDFAQEILTLNKIAHELKDKRFKNGAISFETVEVKFKLDEQGKPLSVYVKERKDAHKLIEEFMLLANRKVAEFVFNMKKTKVRNTMVYRTHDAPDPDKLTNFSMFAKRFGYNLTVDNIDKISNELNKLAEQTEGKPEQNVLQNLAIRTMAKAKYTTEPLGHFGLGFEHYSHFTSPIRRYPDMMAHRLIYHYLNGGKSENKEEYEEKCKYSSEMEKRAADAERASIKYKQVEFMQNTVGQQFKGIVSGVTEWGLYVEVQENKCEGMVRLSDLEDDFYELDAQNYRIIGRRNKRIISFGDEVTVEVKGVNLNDRTIDLLLVTEQTEKKKPSRSKKTDTATTDDKTAGYNLKDYYGFDD from the coding sequence ATGCGAAACAAAGAAAGAACATCATCCCGTGGCAACAGCAATCGTGCTGCTAATGCAGGTACTCCTGCTAAATCGCGGGGTAAAGAATTAGCCGTAACAAAATCCAGATTATATAAAATTTTTCTTAATAATCCGGAACAAGCTTTTGGCTACAAACAACTGTCGCGCCGGCTGGGCGTGAACGACAAAGCAGGCCGCGATTTAATCAACGAATACTTAAAACAACTCCGGAAAGAAGGAAAATTGAAAATACTGGAAGGTAGCAACTATGTTTTAAACACGACTGCTTCCTACATTACCGGTATTGTTGATTTAGCAAATCCTAAATACGCCTACATTGTTTCGGATGAAACCGAAGAAGATGTGCGGGTATTCAGCGAGAAATTAATGTTTGCCATGGGCGGCGACCGCGTGAAAGTGCGGGTGTACTCATCGGGCAGTGGCGACAGGCAAGAAGGCGAAGTAGTGGAAATACTCGAACGGGCTAAAGACGAAATTGTGGGAAAAGTAGAGCTTTCAAAAAACTTTGCTTTTATAGTACCCGATTTTCGCAAACTATACTTTGATGTGTTCGTGGGCGAAGATGATTTGCTCGACGCGAAAAACGGCGACAAAGTTTTAGTGAAAATTACCGAATGGCCTACTTCCAGCAATAAAAGCCCGATTGGTAAAATTATACGCACCTTTGGCCCGGCCGGCGAAAACGAAGCCGAGATTAATTCGATTATGGCTGAGTTTGGTTTGCCTTTCGAGTTTCCGGAAAATGTGGAAAAAGAAGCCGAAGTTATTCCGGTAGCTATTCCGGAAGAAGAAATTGCCAAACGCCGCGATTTCCGGCAGGTTACCACCTTTACCATCGACCCGCTGGATGCCAAAGATTTTGATGATGCCTTATCTATTCAACAATTAGAGAACGGGCATTGGGAAATTGGCGTGCACATTGCGGACGTAACACACTACATTCAGGAAAAAACGCAGCTGGAGCGCGAAGCGTACCATCGGGCTACATCGGTTTATTTAGTAGACCGTACCATTCCCATGTTGCCTGAAAAATTATCAAATGGTTTATGCTCATTGCGGCCTCACGAAGAAAAACTTACTTTTTCGGCGGTGTTTGAACTCGATGAATCAGGTAAATTATACGACCAATGGATTGGTAAAACCATTATTTACTCCGACCGGCGGTTTACCTACGAAGAAGCGCAGGAACGCATTGAAACCGGCGAAGGCGACTTTGCGCAAGAGATTTTAACTTTAAACAAAATTGCGCACGAGCTAAAAGACAAACGGTTTAAAAACGGCGCCATTAGTTTCGAAACCGTAGAGGTTAAGTTTAAACTGGATGAACAAGGAAAACCCTTATCGGTTTACGTGAAAGAACGCAAAGACGCGCATAAGCTAATCGAAGAGTTTATGTTGCTCGCTAACCGCAAAGTAGCCGAGTTTGTGTTTAACATGAAGAAAACTAAAGTCCGGAATACCATGGTGTACCGTACCCACGATGCCCCCGATCCGGATAAACTCACTAATTTTTCGATGTTTGCCAAACGTTTTGGATATAACTTAACGGTGGATAACATTGATAAAATTTCAAATGAGTTAAACAAACTGGCCGAGCAAACCGAAGGGAAACCAGAACAAAACGTGTTGCAGAATCTGGCAATTCGTACCATGGCGAAAGCCAAATATACCACGGAGCCGCTAGGTCATTTTGGTTTAGGTTTTGAGCATTATTCGCATTTTACTTCGCCTATCCGTCGGTACCCCGATATGATGGCGCACCGGTTGATTTATCATTATTTAAACGGCGGCAAATCAGAGAACAAAGAAGAGTACGAAGAAAAATGTAAGTATTCGTCGGAAATGGAGAAGCGGGCCGCCGATGCCGAACGGGCCTCTATTAAGTATAAGCAAGTAGAATTTATGCAGAATACCGTAGGCCAGCAGTTTAAAGGTATTGTGTCGGGTGTTACGGAATGGGGCTTGTACGTGGAGGTTCAGGAAAATAAATGCGAAGGCATGGTGCGGTTAAGTGATCTGGAAGATGATTTCTATGAACTGGATGCGCAAAATTACCGGATTATTGGCCGGCGCAATAAACGCATAATTTCTTTCGGCGACGAAGTTACAGTAGAAGTAAAAGGTGTAAATTTGAACGACCGAACCATTGATTTGCTTTTGGTAACCGAGCAAACCGAAAAGAAGAAACCCAGCCGCAGTAAGAAAACAGATACCGCCACTACCGACGATAAAACGGCTGGCTACAATCTGAAAGATTATTATGGCTTTGATGATTAA
- a CDS encoding fasciclin domain-containing protein: MKRGAGLLAILILLLLFCSGTTLRAQQLLNSPISLVTPVPVNSTANELIQFANQRPLLRELLIQSGILTTLSNDKPYTFFAPTEAALQEIQYESAEKLQTIMQHHIVPGRYPLQNLKDGALLPTLAGDSVMVFRKFQAAAINSIRVNGSYETANHIVVHTIEDILKPKKLE, from the coding sequence ATGAAACGTGGTGCCGGACTTTTGGCCATTCTTATTTTACTACTGCTTTTTTGCAGTGGCACTACCCTTAGGGCTCAACAATTGCTAAATAGTCCGATTTCGCTGGTAACTCCTGTTCCGGTAAATAGCACCGCCAACGAGCTTATACAGTTCGCAAATCAACGCCCTTTATTGCGCGAATTACTTATTCAATCGGGCATTTTAACTACTTTATCTAACGATAAGCCATACACTTTTTTTGCACCTACCGAAGCTGCCTTGCAAGAAATTCAGTACGAAAGTGCCGAAAAGCTCCAAACCATTATGCAGCATCATATTGTACCGGGTAGGTACCCGCTGCAAAATTTAAAAGATGGCGCCTTATTGCCCACTTTAGCCGGCGATAGCGTTATGGTTTTCCGCAAGTTTCAGGCGGCAGCTATAAACAGCATTCGGGTAAACGGCAGCTACGAAACCGCTAACCATATAGTAGTACATACCATTGAGGATATTCTGAAGCCCAAAAAGCTGGAATAA
- a CDS encoding YciE/YciF ferroxidase family protein yields the protein MTKLKNLEDLFHHEIKDLYSAEKQLIQALPKMAQTATDPKLKEQFEQHLEETKAQKERIEKVCEILGISAGRMKCEAMEGLIKEGQELIAEDADPEVKDAGLIASAQRIEHYEISGYGTAAHYAERLGQKEAFELLNETLKEEQTADTKLNKLAKGYINQKAMQ from the coding sequence ATGACTAAGTTAAAAAATTTAGAAGACCTGTTTCACCACGAAATTAAAGACTTATACAGCGCCGAAAAACAACTCATTCAGGCGCTGCCCAAAATGGCCCAAACGGCTACTGATCCTAAACTAAAAGAGCAATTTGAACAGCACCTGGAAGAAACCAAAGCCCAAAAAGAACGCATCGAAAAAGTATGCGAAATATTGGGCATTTCGGCGGGCCGCATGAAGTGCGAAGCCATGGAAGGTTTAATTAAAGAAGGCCAGGAATTAATTGCCGAAGATGCCGACCCGGAAGTAAAAGATGCCGGCCTTATTGCCAGTGCCCAGCGCATTGAGCACTACGAAATTTCGGGTTACGGTACCGCTGCGCACTATGCCGAACGCTTAGGCCAGAAAGAAGCTTTTGAGTTATTAAACGAAACCTTAAAAGAAGAGCAAACTGCCGATACTAAATTAAACAAACTGGCTAAAGGGTACATCAACCAAAAAGCCATGCAGTAA
- a CDS encoding rhomboid family intramembrane serine protease, with translation MSITLILIILTSGISIYAWSHQDLLDKWVFHPFSVTKKNQWYRFVTSGFLHADWTHLFFNMLSLYFFGEVVERVFMSYFGYELGIGMYLLIYLGGMIIADIPTYIKHKKDYDYRALGASGAVSAIIFSSILFNPLNLICLFAFICMPGFIFGLIYLIYSYYEAQRMGGAINHSAHFYGAVFGFVVSFLLIEGSGLNFIEQIGQWRLPFFN, from the coding sequence ATGAGCATTACCCTGATTCTAATTATCCTGACATCCGGAATTTCAATTTACGCCTGGTCGCATCAGGATTTATTAGATAAGTGGGTTTTTCATCCGTTTAGTGTTACCAAAAAGAACCAATGGTACCGGTTTGTTACTTCCGGTTTTCTGCACGCCGATTGGACGCATTTATTTTTTAATATGCTGTCGTTGTATTTCTTTGGCGAAGTAGTAGAACGGGTATTTATGTCTTATTTTGGCTATGAACTAGGCATTGGTATGTATCTGCTTATTTATCTGGGCGGAATGATTATTGCCGATATACCCACTTACATCAAACACAAGAAAGATTACGATTATCGGGCATTAGGGGCTTCCGGTGCAGTATCGGCTATCATTTTTTCCAGTATTTTATTTAATCCGTTAAACCTGATTTGCCTGTTCGCCTTTATCTGCATGCCTGGTTTTATCTTTGGCCTTATTTATCTGATTTACTCCTATTACGAGGCCCAACGCATGGGAGGAGCCATTAACCATAGCGCCCACTTTTACGGGGCGGTATTTGGCTTTGTAGTTAGCTTTCTGCTGATAGAAGGTTCCGGCTTAAACTTTATTGAGCAAATTGGGCAGTGGCGGCTACCATTCTTTAACTAG